From Pseudomonas vanderleydeniana, the proteins below share one genomic window:
- the mqo gene encoding malate dehydrogenase (quinone) — protein sequence MFKKVNTALLGLALSIGASSSFAAESKKVDVLLIGGGIMSSTLGIWLNELQPDWSMEMVERLDGVAEESSNGWNNAGTGHSALAESNYTPYGKDGKIDITKAIEINESFQITRQFLSWQVRQGVLKNPHSFINSTPHMSFMWGDDNVKFLRDRYAALQTSPLFSGMQYTEDQEQIKKWVPLMMQGRDPKQKIAATWTPIGTDVNFGEITRQYVAHLQQQPNFTLKLSSEVQDIKRNEDGSWHVTYKNLKDGSETAADAKFVFIGAGGGALHLLQKSGIPEANDYAAFPVGGSFLVTDNQDIALKHMAKAYGIASTGAPPMSVPHLDTRVLDGKRVILFGPFATFSTKFLKNGSYFDLLTSTTTHNVWPMTRVGIDQFDLVQYLGGQLMMSDDDRFNALKEYFPEAKKEDWRLWQAGQRVQIIKRDEEKGGVLKLGTEVVAAKDNSIAGLLGASPGASTAAPIMLNVLEKVFKDKVATPAWQEKLHQIIPSYGTKLNGSPEAVQKEWNYTAEILQLTTPPVIGQTAAAPAAAPAATDKPKAEDPKSDMAL from the coding sequence ATGTTTAAGAAAGTGAACACGGCGCTATTGGGCCTGGCCTTGTCGATCGGGGCATCGTCCTCGTTCGCGGCCGAATCCAAGAAGGTCGATGTGCTGCTGATCGGCGGCGGGATCATGAGTTCGACCCTGGGTATCTGGCTGAACGAGTTGCAGCCTGACTGGTCGATGGAGATGGTCGAGCGTCTCGACGGCGTGGCCGAAGAAAGCTCCAACGGCTGGAACAACGCCGGTACCGGTCACTCCGCCCTGGCCGAGTCGAACTACACCCCGTACGGCAAGGACGGCAAGATCGACATCACCAAGGCGATCGAGATCAACGAGTCGTTCCAGATCACCCGTCAGTTCCTGTCCTGGCAGGTGCGTCAGGGTGTGCTGAAGAACCCGCACTCGTTCATCAACTCCACGCCGCACATGAGCTTCATGTGGGGTGACGACAACGTCAAGTTCCTGCGCGATCGCTACGCCGCACTGCAGACCAGCCCGCTGTTCAGCGGCATGCAGTACACCGAAGACCAGGAGCAGATCAAGAAGTGGGTTCCGCTGATGATGCAAGGGCGCGATCCCAAGCAGAAGATCGCCGCGACCTGGACTCCGATCGGCACCGACGTGAACTTCGGCGAGATCACCCGCCAGTACGTCGCTCACCTGCAGCAGCAGCCCAACTTCACCTTGAAGCTGTCCAGCGAAGTGCAGGACATCAAGCGTAACGAAGACGGCTCCTGGCACGTTACCTACAAGAACCTGAAGGACGGCAGCGAAACCGCAGCCGACGCCAAGTTCGTGTTCATCGGTGCCGGTGGCGGCGCCCTGCACCTGCTGCAGAAGTCCGGAATCCCGGAAGCCAACGACTACGCCGCCTTCCCGGTCGGTGGTTCGTTCCTGGTGACCGACAACCAGGACATCGCCCTCAAGCACATGGCCAAGGCCTACGGTATCGCCTCGACCGGTGCACCGCCCATGTCGGTTCCGCACCTGGACACCCGCGTGCTGGACGGCAAGCGCGTCATCCTGTTTGGCCCATTCGCGACCTTCTCCACCAAGTTCCTGAAGAACGGTTCGTACTTCGACCTGCTGACCAGCACCACCACCCACAACGTCTGGCCGATGACCCGCGTGGGTATCGATCAGTTCGACCTGGTCCAGTACCTGGGCGGCCAACTGATGATGTCGGATGACGACCGCTTCAACGCCCTCAAAGAGTACTTCCCAGAGGCGAAGAAAGAAGACTGGCGCCTGTGGCAGGCCGGTCAGCGCGTGCAGATCATCAAGCGTGACGAAGAGAAGGGCGGTGTCCTGAAACTCGGCACCGAAGTGGTGGCCGCCAAGGACAACAGCATCGCCGGCCTGCTGGGTGCATCGCCTGGTGCCTCGACCGCAGCGCCGATCATGCTGAACGTGCTGGAAAAGGTGTTCAAGGACAAGGTGGCGACCCCTGCCTGGCAGGAAAAGCTGCACCAGATCATTCCTAGCTACGGCACCAAGCTCAACGGCAGCCCTGAAGCCGTGCAGAAAGAGTGGAACTACACCGCCGAAATCCTGCAACTGACCACCCCTCCGGTGATCGGCCAGACCGCGGCGGCGCCGGCTGCAGCCCCTGCTGCGACCGACAAGCCGAAGGCTGAGGATCCGAAGTCCGACATGGCGCTGTAA
- a CDS encoding dihydrodipicolinate synthase family protein, with the protein MSKRINWSGVFPAVTTQFNDDFSINLEKTHQVISNVIRDGVSGLVVCGSVGENTSLTAEEKIAVTEVAVDASKGRVPVICGVAEFTSVQAAKVANSVRKVGVDGVMLMPALVYGSKPFETAEHYRYVARHADVPLMVYNNPPIYKNDVTPEILISLADCDNVVCFKDSSGDTRRFIDVRNEVGDRFVLFAGLDDVVLESIAVGAEGWVSGMSNVFPKEGETIFRLAKAGRFAEAMPIYEWLMPILHLDARADLVQCIKLCEAIAGRGSALTRPPRLALPEADRVFVERIMAKALANRPALPDVGL; encoded by the coding sequence ATGAGCAAACGCATCAACTGGAGCGGCGTCTTCCCCGCGGTCACCACCCAATTCAACGACGACTTTTCCATCAACCTGGAAAAGACTCACCAAGTCATCTCCAACGTCATCCGCGACGGCGTCTCGGGCCTGGTGGTCTGTGGCTCGGTCGGGGAAAACACCTCGCTGACCGCTGAAGAAAAGATCGCTGTCACCGAGGTCGCGGTGGACGCCTCCAAGGGCCGGGTGCCGGTGATCTGCGGCGTGGCCGAATTCACCAGCGTGCAGGCAGCCAAGGTCGCCAACTCGGTGCGCAAGGTCGGGGTCGACGGGGTCATGCTGATGCCGGCGCTGGTCTACGGCTCCAAGCCGTTCGAGACTGCCGAGCACTACCGCTATGTGGCCCGGCATGCCGACGTGCCGCTGATGGTCTACAACAACCCGCCGATCTACAAGAACGACGTGACCCCGGAGATCCTGATCTCCCTGGCCGACTGCGACAACGTGGTGTGCTTCAAGGATTCCTCGGGCGACACCCGCCGTTTCATCGACGTGCGCAATGAAGTCGGCGATCGTTTCGTGCTGTTCGCCGGCCTGGATGACGTGGTGTTGGAGAGTATCGCGGTGGGCGCCGAGGGCTGGGTGTCGGGGATGTCCAACGTGTTCCCCAAGGAAGGCGAGACCATTTTCCGCCTGGCCAAGGCCGGACGCTTCGCCGAAGCCATGCCGATCTATGAGTGGCTGATGCCGATCCTGCACCTCGACGCGCGTGCGGACCTGGTGCAGTGCATCAAGCTGTGCGAGGCCATCGCCGGCCGCGGCAGTGCCCTGACCCGCCCACCGCGCCTGGCCCTGCCGGAAGCTGATCGGGTGTTCGTCGAGCGGATCATGGCCAAGGCCCTGGCCAACCGGCCGGCACTGCCGGATGTCGGCCTCTGA
- a CDS encoding amino acid ABC transporter permease, with protein MFSTSLTANDLLFLLSGAWVTLQLTFWSILLGSVAGLLFGLLRALLPRVSLPLAWVLDVFRSVPLLIQFVLFNSFKSILGLKISAFSVGCIVLGIYAAAYFTEIVRSGVLSVPLSVRRASRSLGLSYLQDLRWIVLPMATRVAFPGWLNLVLGVMKDTALVMWIGIIELLRASQTIVTRIQEPLLVLCIAGLIYYVMSLVVARLGARLERRWQEND; from the coding sequence ATGTTTTCCACCAGTCTTACCGCCAATGACCTGCTGTTCCTGCTCAGCGGCGCCTGGGTCACGCTGCAACTGACGTTCTGGTCGATCCTGCTGGGCAGTGTCGCCGGCCTCCTGTTCGGCCTGTTGCGCGCCCTGCTGCCACGGGTGAGCCTGCCGCTGGCCTGGGTACTGGATGTGTTTCGCAGCGTGCCGCTGCTGATCCAGTTCGTCCTGTTCAACTCGTTCAAGAGCATTCTGGGCCTGAAGATCAGTGCCTTCTCCGTCGGTTGCATCGTGCTGGGGATCTATGCCGCCGCGTACTTCACCGAAATCGTGCGCAGCGGCGTGCTCTCGGTACCGCTCAGCGTGCGCCGGGCCAGTCGTTCGCTGGGGCTGAGCTACCTGCAGGACCTGCGCTGGATCGTCCTGCCGATGGCCACGCGGGTGGCCTTCCCCGGCTGGCTGAACCTGGTGCTGGGGGTCATGAAGGACACTGCGCTGGTGATGTGGATCGGCATCATCGAACTGCTGCGCGCCTCGCAAACCATCGTCACGCGTATCCAGGAACCGCTGCTGGTGCTGTGCATCGCGGGCCTTATCTACTACGTCATGAGCCTGGTGGTCGCTCGCCTGGGCGCTCGTCTGGAAAGAAGGTGGCAAGAAAATGATTGA
- a CDS encoding trans-3-hydroxy-L-proline dehydratase has translation MRSSKIVHVVSCHAEGEVGDVIVGGVAPPPGATVWEQSRWIAQDETLRNFVLNEPRGGVFRHVNLLVPAKDPRAQMAWIIMEPADTPPMSGSNSLCVSTVLLDSGILPMSEPQTRLVLEAPGGLIEAVAECKDGKVQRVEVRNVPSFADRLDAWIEVEGLGSIQVDTAYGGDSFAIVDAQRLGFAIRPDEARDMVETGLKITRAANEQLGFVHPLNPDWSHISFCQIAAPVTYENGVATGANAVVIRPGKIDRSPCGTGCSARMAVLQAKGVLKVGDRFIGRSIIGSEFHCRIDSQTELAGRAAIYPCLSGRAWITGTHQLLLDPTDPWPQGYRLSDTWPGA, from the coding sequence ATGCGTTCTTCGAAGATCGTTCATGTAGTCAGTTGCCATGCCGAAGGTGAAGTCGGCGATGTGATCGTCGGCGGCGTCGCCCCGCCACCGGGCGCGACCGTGTGGGAGCAGTCGCGCTGGATCGCCCAGGACGAGACCCTGCGCAACTTCGTCCTCAACGAGCCACGCGGTGGCGTGTTCCGTCACGTCAACCTGCTGGTACCGGCCAAGGATCCGCGGGCGCAGATGGCCTGGATCATCATGGAGCCGGCCGATACCCCGCCGATGTCCGGCTCCAACTCGCTGTGCGTGTCCACCGTGCTGCTCGACAGCGGCATCCTGCCGATGAGCGAACCGCAGACCCGCCTGGTGCTGGAGGCTCCCGGCGGCCTGATCGAGGCCGTGGCCGAATGCAAGGATGGCAAGGTCCAGCGGGTGGAAGTCAGGAACGTGCCGTCGTTCGCTGATCGCCTGGATGCCTGGATCGAGGTCGAGGGCCTGGGTTCGATCCAGGTCGACACCGCCTACGGCGGCGACAGCTTTGCCATTGTCGATGCCCAACGCCTGGGCTTCGCCATCCGCCCCGATGAAGCCAGGGACATGGTCGAGACCGGCCTGAAGATCACCCGTGCCGCCAACGAACAACTGGGTTTCGTCCACCCGCTGAACCCGGACTGGTCGCATATCTCCTTCTGCCAGATCGCTGCCCCGGTGACCTACGAGAACGGTGTCGCCACCGGGGCCAACGCCGTGGTGATCCGCCCCGGCAAGATCGACCGCTCGCCCTGCGGCACCGGCTGCTCGGCACGCATGGCGGTATTGCAGGCCAAGGGCGTGCTGAAGGTCGGTGATCGCTTCATCGGCCGCTCGATCATCGGTTCGGAGTTCCACTGCCGCATCGACTCGCAGACCGAACTGGCCGGGCGTGCGGCGATCTATCCGTGCCTGTCCGGCCGCGCGTGGATCACCGGCACTCACCAGTTGCTGCTCGACCCGACCGATCCCTGGCCACAGGGTTATCGGCTGTCGGACACCTGGCCTGGCGCCTGA
- the lhpI gene encoding cis-3-hydroxy-L-proline dehydratase, with product MPSTPTVLTGRSLVEGSAQGLLLFADVGLSFWGGVDPFSGEVIDRHHPLSGENLTGRVLALPSGRGSCTGSSVMMEAISNGHAPAALVLAEADEILTLGVRVAQVIFERSLPVLCIGKEAFAALRGQAFARVEEDRLSLFEGSPEDGWQAREVAAPVRPATTGIALSEHDRNLLDGQYGKAAQVAMQIVLQMAELQGAPALLDVTQAHIDGCIYTGPASLRFAEQLVQWGAQVRVPTTLNSISVDQRRWRELGVDAALGEPASALGTAYMAMGAQLSYTCAPYLLDSAPKAGEQIVWAESNAVVYANSVLGARTQKYPDYLDICIALTGRAPLTGCHLAERRKAQLQIEVPALQGLDDAFYPLLGYHIGMLCGSRIPLVRGLERSQPSLDDLKAFGAAFATTSAAPLFHIAGVTPEALDPAQVAGASLPVERIEPSDLLVSWHELNSARTPSVDVISLGNPHFSLSEFAHLARLCQGRRRHPSVVVAITCGRAVLEQARSAGHLEPIEAFGATLITDTCWCMVGEPVIPPAARTLMTNSGKYAHYAPGLVGRSVHFASLAECVDSACSAHASGRLPAWLPQEAIAHV from the coding sequence ATGCCCAGCACGCCCACTGTCCTGACCGGACGCAGTCTGGTCGAGGGGTCTGCCCAAGGTCTCCTGCTGTTCGCCGATGTCGGCCTGAGTTTCTGGGGCGGCGTCGACCCGTTCAGCGGCGAGGTGATCGACCGCCATCATCCCCTCAGCGGCGAGAACCTGACCGGTCGCGTACTGGCTTTGCCCAGCGGGCGCGGCTCCTGCACCGGCAGCAGTGTCATGATGGAAGCGATCAGCAACGGTCATGCGCCTGCCGCCCTGGTACTGGCCGAGGCCGATGAAATCCTGACGTTGGGTGTGCGGGTGGCCCAGGTGATTTTCGAACGCTCCCTGCCGGTGCTGTGCATCGGCAAGGAGGCCTTTGCCGCCTTGCGTGGCCAGGCCTTCGCCCGGGTCGAGGAGGATCGCCTGAGCCTGTTCGAGGGCTCCCCCGAGGACGGTTGGCAGGCAAGGGAGGTGGCTGCGCCGGTCCGTCCGGCCACCACCGGCATTGCACTCAGCGAACATGACCGGAACCTGCTGGACGGCCAGTATGGCAAGGCCGCCCAGGTGGCCATGCAGATCGTCCTGCAGATGGCTGAGCTGCAAGGCGCCCCGGCCCTGCTGGACGTTACCCAGGCGCATATCGACGGCTGCATCTACACCGGCCCGGCGAGCCTGCGCTTTGCCGAACAACTGGTGCAATGGGGCGCACAAGTACGCGTTCCGACCACCCTCAACTCCATCTCCGTGGACCAGCGGCGCTGGCGTGAGCTGGGGGTCGACGCGGCTCTCGGCGAACCCGCCAGCGCGCTGGGCACGGCGTACATGGCCATGGGCGCGCAACTGAGCTACACCTGCGCACCCTACCTGCTCGACAGCGCGCCCAAGGCCGGCGAGCAGATTGTCTGGGCCGAATCCAACGCCGTGGTCTACGCCAACAGCGTGCTCGGTGCCCGAACCCAGAAATACCCCGATTACCTGGACATCTGCATCGCCCTGACCGGCCGCGCGCCATTGACCGGCTGCCACCTGGCCGAACGGCGCAAGGCGCAGTTGCAGATCGAAGTGCCCGCACTGCAAGGGTTGGACGATGCGTTCTACCCACTGCTCGGCTACCACATCGGCATGCTGTGCGGCAGCCGTATCCCGCTGGTCCGTGGCCTGGAGCGCAGCCAGCCCAGCCTCGACGACCTCAAGGCCTTTGGTGCAGCCTTCGCCACCACCTCGGCGGCCCCACTGTTCCACATTGCCGGCGTCACCCCCGAAGCTCTCGACCCCGCACAGGTGGCGGGGGCCTCTCTGCCCGTCGAACGCATCGAACCCAGCGACCTGCTGGTGAGCTGGCACGAACTCAACAGCGCCCGCACCCCGTCGGTGGACGTCATCTCGCTGGGCAACCCGCACTTCTCCCTCAGCGAGTTCGCGCACCTGGCGCGGTTGTGCCAGGGCCGCCGCCGGCATCCGTCCGTGGTCGTGGCCATCACCTGCGGCCGAGCTGTACTGGAACAGGCACGAAGTGCCGGCCACCTGGAGCCGATCGAAGCCTTCGGCGCCACGCTGATCACCGACACCTGCTGGTGCATGGTCGGCGAGCCGGTGATCCCGCCAGCGGCCCGTACCCTGATGACCAACTCCGGCAAATACGCCCACTACGCACCCGGCCTGGTCGGGCGCAGCGTGCACTTCGCCAGCCTCGCCGAATGCGTCGACAGCGCCTGCTCCGCCCACGCCAGTGGCCGCCTGCCGGCCTGGCTGCCACAGGAGGCAATCGCCCATGTTTAA
- a CDS encoding ABC transporter substrate-binding protein, with the protein MKTPVFAAALSVVLSSSFVATAHADKLDDIISSGKLRCAVTLDFPPMGSRDASNKPIGFDVDYCNDLAKVLGVSAEVVETPFADRIPALMSDRVDVITASTSDTLERAKTIGMSIPYFAFQMVVLTREDTGITKYEDLKGKNVGNTSSTYEAIALEKDQKSWGSGSFRAYQSQNDTILAVAQGHIDATVVTNTVAAATLASGKYKGLKVVGNAPYVIDYVSLGAARNEYGLINYLNLFVNQQVRTGRYKELFTKWVGTQIPPTDLTVPHVYY; encoded by the coding sequence ATGAAAACTCCCGTTTTTGCCGCAGCGCTCAGTGTGGTTCTCAGCTCTTCCTTCGTTGCCACGGCCCACGCCGACAAGCTCGATGACATCATCAGCTCGGGCAAGCTGCGGTGCGCCGTCACCCTCGACTTCCCACCGATGGGCTCGCGGGATGCCAGCAACAAGCCGATCGGCTTCGACGTCGACTATTGCAACGACCTGGCGAAAGTCCTCGGGGTCAGCGCCGAAGTCGTCGAGACGCCATTCGCCGATCGCATCCCGGCGCTGATGTCCGACCGCGTCGACGTCATCACCGCCTCCACCTCCGACACCCTCGAACGCGCCAAGACCATTGGCATGAGCATCCCCTACTTCGCCTTCCAGATGGTCGTGCTGACCCGCGAGGACACCGGCATCACCAAGTACGAGGATCTCAAGGGCAAGAATGTCGGCAACACCAGCAGCACCTACGAAGCCATCGCCCTGGAGAAGGACCAGAAGAGCTGGGGCAGCGGCAGCTTCCGCGCCTACCAGTCGCAGAACGACACCATCCTGGCCGTGGCCCAGGGCCATATCGACGCCACCGTCGTCACCAACACCGTGGCCGCCGCCACGCTTGCCTCGGGCAAGTACAAGGGCCTGAAAGTCGTCGGCAACGCACCGTACGTGATCGACTACGTGTCGCTGGGTGCCGCGCGCAACGAGTACGGGCTGATCAACTACCTCAACCTGTTCGTCAACCAGCAGGTGCGGACCGGACGCTACAAGGAACTGTTCACCAAATGGGTCGGCACCCAGATTCCACCGACCGACCTGACCGTTCCCCACGTCTACTACTGA
- a CDS encoding Ldh family oxidoreductase gives MTRLTLDQAHDLAKSILLHNGFSPAHANAVADTVTAGERDGCASHGLYRVLGCVASRKAGKVEADAAPEVIDQAPSIVRVDAAGGFSQLAFQAGLPLLVDKARANGIAALAINRCVHFSALWVEIEQLTEAGLVALAFTPSHAWVAPAGGNRPVFGTNPIAFGWPRPGREPFVFDFATSAIARGEIELHRRAGKAIPEGWGVDAQGQPSTDPNVVLDLGAMLTFGGHKGSALAAMVELIAGPLIGDLTSAESLAHDAGSKSSPYHGELIIALDPQRFLGGATEQHLARAEQVFESIQGQGARLPSQRRYEARVRSREEGVEIPEALYHDLKALLEWE, from the coding sequence ATGACTCGACTGACGCTGGACCAAGCCCATGACCTGGCCAAATCCATCCTGCTGCACAACGGTTTCAGCCCCGCCCATGCCAATGCCGTCGCCGATACGGTGACCGCTGGCGAACGCGACGGTTGTGCTTCCCATGGCTTGTACCGGGTACTTGGCTGTGTCGCCTCACGCAAGGCGGGCAAGGTCGAGGCCGATGCGGCGCCCGAAGTGATCGACCAGGCCCCGTCGATCGTGCGGGTCGACGCCGCTGGCGGGTTTTCCCAACTGGCTTTCCAGGCCGGTCTGCCGTTGCTGGTGGACAAGGCCCGAGCCAACGGGATAGCGGCACTGGCGATCAATCGCTGTGTGCACTTTTCCGCGTTGTGGGTCGAGATCGAGCAGTTGACCGAGGCCGGGTTGGTGGCGCTGGCCTTCACGCCGAGCCATGCCTGGGTAGCGCCCGCCGGTGGCAACCGGCCAGTGTTCGGCACCAACCCCATCGCCTTTGGCTGGCCGCGTCCGGGGCGTGAACCGTTTGTCTTCGACTTTGCCACCAGTGCCATCGCCCGCGGCGAGATCGAACTGCATCGGCGGGCCGGCAAGGCCATCCCGGAAGGTTGGGGCGTGGATGCCCAGGGGCAACCGAGTACCGACCCGAATGTGGTGCTGGACCTTGGAGCGATGCTGACGTTCGGCGGGCACAAGGGTTCGGCACTGGCAGCGATGGTCGAGTTGATCGCCGGGCCGCTGATTGGCGACCTGACCAGTGCCGAGTCGCTGGCGCACGACGCGGGCAGCAAGTCATCGCCTTACCATGGGGAACTGATCATTGCCCTCGATCCACAACGGTTTCTCGGGGGCGCTACCGAGCAGCACCTGGCACGGGCCGAGCAGGTGTTCGAGAGCATCCAGGGGCAGGGCGCGCGGCTGCCTTCGCAGCGTCGGTATGAGGCACGGGTGCGCAGCCGGGAAGAGGGCGTGGAGATTCCTGAGGCGCTGTACCACGACCTCAAGGCATTGCTTGAGTGGGAGTAA
- a CDS encoding amino acid ABC transporter permease — protein sequence MFNFNYTFQWRAAFRALPDMLGGAWVTFETAALSMIFGVLIALTLTVMREAKQPLLRGFANGWVSIARNTPSLFQIYILYFGLGSLGLHVSSWFALLAGITFNNAGYLAENFRGGLKAVPGTQMRAARSLGMSAFQAYRMIVVPQLLRVVFYPLTNQMVWAVLMTSLGVVVGLNNDLTGVTQEYNVKTFRTFEYFAIAAVLYYLIAKAIVAIARLLSWRLFRY from the coding sequence ATGTTTAACTTCAACTACACCTTCCAGTGGCGCGCGGCATTTCGCGCCCTGCCGGACATGCTCGGCGGTGCCTGGGTGACCTTCGAGACGGCCGCCCTGTCGATGATCTTCGGCGTACTGATCGCGCTGACCCTGACGGTGATGCGCGAGGCCAAACAGCCGTTGCTGCGCGGCTTCGCCAACGGCTGGGTGTCGATCGCCCGCAACACGCCGTCGCTGTTCCAGATCTACATCCTGTACTTCGGTCTCGGCTCGCTGGGGCTGCATGTCAGCTCCTGGTTCGCGCTGCTGGCCGGGATCACCTTCAACAACGCCGGCTACCTGGCGGAGAACTTTCGTGGCGGCCTCAAGGCAGTGCCCGGCACCCAGATGCGCGCCGCCCGTTCACTGGGCATGAGTGCCTTCCAGGCCTACCGGATGATCGTGGTCCCGCAGTTGCTGCGAGTGGTGTTCTACCCCCTGACCAACCAGATGGTCTGGGCCGTGCTGATGACCTCGCTGGGCGTGGTCGTGGGACTGAACAACGACCTGACCGGGGTGACCCAGGAATACAACGTCAAGACGTTCCGCACCTTCGAATACTTCGCCATCGCGGCGGTGCTGTATTACCTGATCGCCAAGGCGATCGTCGCGATAGCCCGGCTGTTGTCCTGGCGGCTGTTCCGTTACTGA
- a CDS encoding RcnB family protein, producing MTVKSLIAGLSLLACSATVTLPLQAAQSTEEKVPSTFSSGELVVGDRAPAVYQRESEALHDWKKRGLHAPEEDSQWVKIKNQYVLVAITNGKIIELKPVKH from the coding sequence ATGACCGTGAAATCCCTGATTGCCGGATTGTCCCTGTTGGCCTGTTCGGCCACCGTCACACTGCCGCTGCAGGCGGCACAGTCCACCGAGGAAAAGGTTCCATCCACGTTCAGCAGCGGCGAGTTGGTGGTGGGCGACCGCGCTCCAGCGGTCTACCAGCGTGAGTCGGAGGCGCTGCACGATTGGAAGAAGCGTGGCCTGCATGCGCCGGAGGAAGACAGCCAGTGGGTGAAGATCAAGAACCAGTACGTGCTGGTGGCCATCACCAACGGCAAGATCATTGAACTCAAACCCGTGAAACATTGA
- a CDS encoding amino acid ABC transporter ATP-binding protein, which translates to MIEIDNVHKSFGDLEVVKGVSLTVNKGEVVSIIGGSGSGKSTLLMCINGLESIHKGSIRVDGIEVHDRNTDLNRLRQKIGIVFQQWNAFPHLTVLENVMLAPRKVLGKSRQDAEELAVRQLTHVGLGDKLKTFPGKLSGGQQQRMAIARALAMSPDYMLFDEATSALDPQLVGEVLDTMRMLAEDGMTMVLVTHEIRFARDVSDRVAFFRNGLVHEIGAPDQVIGNPLQPETAAFLKSVK; encoded by the coding sequence ATGATTGAGATCGACAACGTACACAAATCCTTCGGCGACCTGGAAGTGGTCAAGGGCGTCAGCCTGACGGTGAACAAGGGCGAGGTGGTGTCGATCATCGGCGGCTCGGGCTCCGGCAAGTCGACCCTGCTGATGTGCATCAACGGCCTGGAGTCGATCCACAAGGGCAGCATCCGCGTCGACGGCATCGAGGTCCACGACCGCAACACCGACCTGAACAGGCTGCGGCAGAAGATCGGCATCGTGTTCCAGCAGTGGAACGCCTTCCCTCACCTGACCGTGCTGGAGAACGTGATGCTGGCGCCGCGCAAGGTGCTCGGCAAGAGCCGGCAGGACGCCGAGGAACTGGCGGTGCGCCAACTGACCCACGTGGGCCTGGGCGACAAGCTCAAGACCTTCCCCGGCAAGCTCTCCGGCGGCCAGCAGCAGCGCATGGCGATCGCCCGCGCCCTGGCCATGTCACCGGACTACATGCTGTTCGACGAAGCCACCTCGGCGCTCGATCCGCAACTGGTCGGCGAAGTGCTGGACACCATGCGCATGCTCGCCGAGGACGGCATGACCATGGTCCTGGTGACCCACGAGATCCGTTTCGCCCGCGACGTCTCCGACCGCGTGGCGTTCTTTCGCAACGGCCTGGTGCACGAGATCGGCGCACCCGACCAGGTCATCGGCAACCCACTGCAGCCGGAAACGGCGGCGTTTCTCAAGTCGGTCAAGTAG
- a CDS encoding LacI family DNA-binding transcriptional regulator yields MTDLKEVARLAGVSRATAARTFATPEVVRPATREQVFAAARELGFRPNHLGRQLRLQQTNLIGVVVPNLLNPVFAEQFQAMERAASAWGYNLLLATTDYAAERESAVVEELLRQRVDGLVLTVTDVEHNSLLESLACEDTPFVLAYHQPDNTDYCAVSVDNRAGMALATRYLLEAGHTRIGMVAGPALQSDRARLRYAGYCDALQEHGLTPLPVIEMPAHIRADFSAIEPLLRSPQRPSALVCSNDLLAISLIAELRRNGWGVPEQLSVIGFDGIAIGTQMHPSLCSVVQPITTLANTVIEHLLARINGASPTSQCLPCHIRPGESMRPYEETVHDPVHHDQAQ; encoded by the coding sequence ATGACCGATTTGAAAGAAGTAGCCCGCCTGGCCGGCGTTTCCCGAGCCACGGCGGCCCGCACCTTCGCCACTCCCGAGGTGGTGCGCCCGGCGACGCGCGAGCAGGTCTTCGCCGCCGCCCGCGAGCTGGGCTTCCGCCCCAATCACCTGGGGCGCCAACTGCGCCTGCAACAGACCAACCTGATCGGCGTGGTGGTGCCCAACCTGCTCAACCCGGTATTCGCCGAGCAGTTCCAGGCCATGGAGCGCGCCGCCAGTGCCTGGGGCTACAACCTGCTGCTGGCGACCACCGACTACGCCGCCGAGCGAGAAAGCGCGGTGGTCGAGGAACTGCTGCGCCAGCGGGTCGACGGCCTGGTCCTGACCGTCACCGACGTCGAGCACAACAGCCTGCTCGAAAGCCTGGCCTGCGAAGACACCCCGTTCGTGCTCGCCTACCACCAGCCGGACAACACTGATTACTGCGCCGTCTCGGTCGACAACCGCGCCGGCATGGCCCTGGCCACCCGCTACCTGCTGGAGGCCGGCCATACCCGCATCGGCATGGTCGCCGGCCCCGCCCTGCAATCGGACCGTGCGCGCCTGCGCTACGCCGGCTATTGCGACGCTCTGCAGGAACACGGCCTGACGCCCTTGCCGGTGATCGAGATGCCGGCGCACATTCGGGCGGACTTTTCCGCCATTGAGCCGCTGCTGCGTAGTCCACAGCGCCCCAGCGCACTGGTCTGCTCCAACGACCTGCTGGCGATCAGCCTGATCGCCGAACTGCGACGCAACGGCTGGGGGGTTCCCGAGCAGTTGTCGGTGATCGGCTTCGACGGCATCGCCATCGGCACCCAGATGCACCCGAGCCTGTGCAGCGTGGTCCAGCCGATCACCACCCTGGCGAACACCGTGATCGAACACCTGCTGGCCCGCATCAACGGCGCCAGCCCTACATCCCAGTGCCTGCCCTGCCATATCCGCCCCGGCGAAAGCATGCGCCCCTACGAGGAAACAGTTCATGACCCAGTCCATCATGACCAGGCTCAGTAA